From one Anopheles cruzii chromosome 3, idAnoCruzAS_RS32_06, whole genome shotgun sequence genomic stretch:
- the LOC128272040 gene encoding uncharacterized protein LOC128272040 produces the protein MDEKVSYIKTELVKQVLSRNECFRGLEVISSELSTPKQLDGFMSAIHQLELGVRNKATSETSTLRLLVKVMKRDDLFRKQNLGHVLFPNEINIYANVLPYFDRFLAESGTNLRASDWCPRTYLSAAGEFPGYSPLFETFLVMENVSPKGFRNGPRLDLDEAHLTLMAEVIAKYHACSYALRIRDAPALDRLVEKIIPLDFLRNGQVFFESYDVIFRLAAERLFLYVDANPHELDSEKFTRDVNMLRTKYGPNQSRLMQKFLDRDPVYSVILHGDYNRNNVLFRYDADQPVDVLMIDFQENRYGSPALDLSFYMYMNMAPELREQFWDELLSRYHRQLMRTLCEILHCTDQDERVAPYREERFRQHFARFALYGAMVALNFIPVMMSDAEECAEFSELYEEDIHSEDLRRCALTLGGEVVNRRITAVMRHASKMGYMDNI, from the exons ATGGACGAGAAGGTCAGTTACATCAAAACGGAGCTGGTAAAGCAAGTGCTGAGCCGGAATGAATGTTTCCGCGGGCTGGAAGTGATCAGCAGCGAGCTGAGCACCCCAAAGCAACTGGATGGTTTCATGTCGGCCATCCATCAGTTGGAGCTCGGTGTGCGTAATAAAGCGACCAG CGAGACATCTacgctgcggctgctggtgaaggtgaTGAAGCGCGACGATCTGTTTCGGAAGCAAAACCTGGGTCACGTGTTGTTCCCAAACGAGATCAACATCTATGCGAACGTGTTGCCGTACTTCGATCGCTTCCTGGCCGAGTCCGGAACGAACCTGCGGGCGTCCGATTGGTGTCCCCGGACCTACCTTAGCGCAGCGGGAGAATTTCCGGGGTACAGCCCCCTTTTCGAGACGTTTCTGGTGATGGAAAACGTCTCGCCCAAGGGGTTTCGAAATGGACCACGGTTAGACTTGGACGAGGCCCATCTGACGCTGATGGCCGAAGTGATTGCTAAATATCACGCTTGCTCGTACGCGTTGCGTATCCGAGATGCACCCGCGCTGGACCGGCTCGTGGAGAAGATCATTCCGCTTGACTTCCTGCGAAATGGTCAAGTGTTTTTCGAGAGCTACGACGTGATATTCCGCCTGGCAGCCGAACGCCTGTTCCTGTACGTCGACGCGAACCCGCACGAACTGGACAGCGAGAAGTTTACCCGGGACGTGAACATGCTGCGCACGAAATATGGTCCCAACCAGTCGCGGCTAATGCAAAAATTCCTCGACCGTGACCCGGTCTACTCGGTGATCCTACACGGTGACTACAATCGCAACAATGTACTGTTTCGCTACGACGCCGATCAGCCGGTCGATGTTTTGATGATCGATTTCCAGGAAAATCGCTACGGATCGCCAGCCCTAGATCTGTCGTTCTACATGTACATGAACATGGCGCCCGAGCTGCGGGAGCAGTTTTGGGACGAACTGTTGTCCCGTTACCACCGGCAGTTGATGCGTACCCTTTGCGAGATTCTTCATTGCACGGACCAAGACGAACGGGTCGCACCGTATCGGGAGGAACGCTTTCGGCAACACTTTGCCCGCTTCGCGCTGTACGGTGCGATGGTGGCACTAAATTTCATTCCAGTCATGATGAGCGACGCAGAAGAATGTGCGGAGTTCAGTGAACTCTACGAGGAGGACATTCATAGCGAAGACCTCCGGCGATGTGCGCTGACACTGGGTGGAGAAGTCGTCAATCGGCGCATTACGGCGGTTATGCGTCACGCCAGCAAAATGGGCTACATGGACAACATTTAA
- the LOC128273634 gene encoding cytochrome P450 4C1-like has translation MLVLVFVSVFALVYYINFRRSRKRLYELADRIPGPFDYPLIGGALIALGKGPVEMITYLMERMHDLPSPLRTWIGPFLVVVIDRPEMVQEVLNSPACSQKPYMYDFFRLSKGLFAAPADLWKAHRKRLNPSFSPASLKSFVPTFNATAERIARELSNRLSGESFDIHDLLARYTLIGIASTSVGVDLSHEKEEVLHEYTSNAIEMFTKCYERIYKPWLHLEFIYKLTPAYREEQARMAKFKQMSKQLIEKRSQATVANGQGSPEQDSPAMGTNDDGTAMAQGKNFIQRLEELRTDPQLDIDDDCFQQHIDTLIFAGNDTSAQTLANTFLTMGMFPAMQDKLYQEVMSVCPRGPVSYEDLSRLTYMEMFVKETLRHLPITGMIARAPTEEVQIQNITIPAGAMIMIPFLKMHHNKSVWGPAAETFDPDNFLPERCAERHPYAFIPFSQGPRNCIGVKFAWLSMKILLCHVLRDYRVSTDFRLKDLIVSPSLVMKLNKKHMVRLAPRRTSAVGQSVPNGCP, from the exons ATGCTCGTGCTGGTGTTTGTGAGCGTGTTCGCGCTGGTGTACTACATCAATTTCCGGCGCTCCAGGAAAAGGCTCTACGAGCTAGCCGACCGTATCCCGGGACCGTTCGATTATCCGCTGATCGGTGGAGCACTGATCGCCCTCGGGAAGGGTCCGGTCGAAATGATCACGTACCTGATGGAACGAATGCACGATCTTCCGTCACCGCTGCGCACCTGGATCGGTCCctttctggtggtggtgatcgatCGTCCCGAAATGGTGCAGGAGGTACTAAACTCACCGGCCTGCTCACAAAAGCCGTACATGTACGATTTCTTCCGCCTAAGCAAAGGACTGTTCGCGGCCCCTGCCGATCTATGGAAGGCGCACCGCAAACGTCTGAACCCTTCCTTCTCACCGGCGTCTTTGAAAAGCTTCGTCCCGACGTTCAACGCTACGGCGGAACGGATTGCGCGCGAACTGAGCAATCGCCTCTCGGGTGAATCGTTCGATATTCACGACCTCCTGGCACGGTACACGCTGATCGGTATAGCATCCACTTCCGTCGGAGTGGACCTTAGCCACGAGAAAGAGGAAGTGCTCCACGAGTACACCAGCAATGCGATCGA GATGTTTACGAAGTGTTACGAACGCATCTACAAACCCTGGCTGCATTTGGAGTTCATCTACAAGCTGACTCCCGCCTACCGGGAGGAGCAAGCGCGAATGGCGAAATTTAAGCAAATGTCCAAACAG TTGATCGAGAAACGCAGCCAGGCAACGGTAGCTAACGGACAAGGCTCGCCGGAACAGGATTCACCAGCGATGGGGACGAATGACGACGGCACAGCGATGGCGCAGGgtaaaaatttcattcaacgcCTCGAGGAGCTTCGCACCGATCCGCAGCTGGACATTGACGACGATTGCTTTCAGCAGCACATTGACACACTGATATTTGCCGGCAACGATACGTCGGCCCAAACGTTGGCCAACACGTTCCTCACGATGGGCATGTTTCCGGCGATGCAGGACAAGCTGTACCAGGAGGTGATGAGCGTTTGCCCACGTGGGCCCGTTTCGTACGAGGACCTGTCGCGGCTCACCTACATGGAGATGTTTGTGAAGGAAACGCTACGCCATCTGCCCATCACGGGTATGATCGCCCGCGCACCTACCGAAGAGGTCCAGATACAGAACATAACCATTCCGGCCGGAGCCATGATTATGATACCGTTCTTGAAGATGCACCACAATAAGTCCGTCTGGGGACCGGCGGCGGAGACGTTCGATCCGGACAACTTCCTCCCGGAGCGCTGTGCCGAGCGGCATCCGTACGCGTTCATACCTTTCAGCCAGGGACCCCGCAACTGCATTGGCGTGAAGTTTGCCTGGCTCTCAATGAAAATCTTGCTCTGCCACGTGCTTCGCGATTATCGTGTGTCGACGGACTTTCGGCTGAAAGATCTGATCGTCTCGCCGTCGTTGGTGATGAAGCTCAACAAGAAGCACATGGTGCGGTTAGCGCCGCGGCGAACCAGTGCTGTGGGGCAGAGTGTTCCAAATGGGTGTCCTTGA